A window of bacterium genomic DNA:
GCTTCGCTGGCCCCGTCCTGCTTCAACAAACAGCCCTGGCGTTTCGTCTTTGCTTACGACAAGGAAGCTTTGTCACAACTGCGCCCGGCCCTTTCCAAGGGAAACGAGTGGGCGCAGGAGGCTTCAATGATCATTGCCGTGTTCAGCAAAAAGGAATTGGACTGCGCCATGAAGGACGGCCGGGAGTATAATTTGTTCGACACCGGGATGGGGGTGATGTCCCTGATCCTGCGGGCCACGGAACTGGGGTTGGTGGCCCATCCCATAGCCGGGTTCGATCCGGCTAAAGCCCGGGAGGCTCTGGGGATACCGGAAGATATGACGGTCATTACCCTGATCAACGTGGGGAAGCATGATGAAAAAATAAGCCCCAAACTGAGCCCGGACCAAGCAAAGGGCGAGGCCAACCGGCCGCCCCGGCTGGCATTGAACGAGTTCGCCTTTATTGACAAATATGAAAAATAGACATGGAGCCGGTTGAACCCTTAGGGTCTCCGCAGCAGTGCGGAGACCCTAATTTTTTGCTTTACAAAGGGTTATTATTAAGATATTATTATATCAGGATAATTGCGTGAGCTGTTGATCCATAATCACTAACCTGAAATCCAAAGCACAAGGAGAAGGCTGTGAAAAAATATCTTATTACAGGTTTGTTGGTGACGGTTCTCTTCGGCGCCGGAGCCCTGGCCCAACAAAATGTCTTCGATCAGGCCCGGGAAAAGTGGGACCAGCGCGGCGATGCGGCGGCGCTGAAAGAGGCCATTGCCATCTACGAAAAAGGATACCAGAAGGAGCCCAGCTACGCCCTGGCCGAACGGCTGTCCTATGCCTACTATTTCCTGGCCGATGCCTTCGAGCAAGGGGAG
This region includes:
- a CDS encoding nitroreductase family protein, with translation MDVKTAILSRRAYRSLAPVQITKELVEDLATAASLAPSCFNKQPWRFVFAYDKEALSQLRPALSKGNEWAQEASMIIAVFSKKELDCAMKDGREYNLFDTGMGVMSLILRATELGLVAHPIAGFDPAKAREALGIPEDMTVITLINVGKHDEKISPKLSPDQAKGEANRPPRLALNEFAFIDKYEK